A window from Fusarium musae strain F31 chromosome 8, whole genome shotgun sequence encodes these proteins:
- a CDS encoding hypothetical protein (CAZy:CBM50~EggNog:ENOG41), with product MTLGKSYCVESASESVSEPKPEPKPSTTKPSNEIKTPDTLQPGIVSNCNKFYMVKSGEGCATVASKNGITLAEFYKWNNKVGSACNGLYAEAYACVSVIGHTSATPVQTSKPSNGIETPSPIQDGVTKDCKKFHFVQTTTTCASIEEYYKLPFATFKSWNPAVGNNCQSLLANYWVCVKVKGWKPSTPTKPSKPANGIETPAIIQPGLATSCNKFHKVKKTTTCASIQDYYKITMEQIAQWNPAVGSKCTALWAGYSVCVGVIGQKPSPTKPSNGVKTPSPVQSGVTKSCKKFHMVQKTTTCTSIQNYYKITMAQLYKWNPAIGAKCTNVWANYNVCVAA from the exons ATGACTCTTGGGAAGTCCTACTGCGTCGAGTCGGCCAGTGAATCTGTGTCTGAGCCAAAACCTGAGCCGAAGCCCTCAACCACGAAGCCTTCTAATG AGATCAAAACTCCCGACACACTCCAACCCGGTATCGTGAGTAACTGTAACAAGTTCTACATGGTTAAATCGGGGGAAGGATGTGCTACCGTTGCTTCGAAGAACGGGATCACCCTAGCTGAGTTCTACAAGTGGAATAACAAAGTCGGTTCTGCATGTAACGGTCTTTACGCGGAAGCTTATGCTTGTGTATCTGTCATCGGGCACACCTCTGCTACACCAGTACAGACCAGCAAGCCATCGAACGGCATCGAGACTCCTTCACCAATTCAGGATGGTGTTACAAAGGACTGCAAGAAGTTCCACTTCGTTCAGACAACCACGACGTGCGCGTCAATCGAGGAGTACTATAAGCTGCCTTTTGCGACTTTCAAGTCCTGGAACCCAGCTGTCGGAAATAACTGCCAGTCGTTGCTAGCCAACTACTGGGTCTgcgtcaaggtcaagggctGGAAGCCAAGCACGCCCACGAAACCCAGCAAGCCAGCTAACGGCATCGAGACACCTGCAATAATTCAACCAGGCTTGGCAACCTCTTGTAACAAGTTCCACAAGGTAAAGAAGACCACAACTTGTGCATCAATCCAAGACTATTATAAGATCACGATGGAACAGATCGCCCAGTGGAACCCAGCAGTTGGCTCCAAATGCACAGCGCTTTGGGCCGGATACAGTGTTTGCGTCGGTGTTATAGGTCAGAAGCCATCTCCGACTAAGCCTAGCAATGGGGTCAAAACGCCATCTCCAGTTCAAAGCGGGGTCACCAAGTCTTGTAAGAAGTTTCACATGGTACAGAAGACTACGACCTGCACTTCAATTCAAAACTATTACAAGATTACAATGGCACAGCTATATAAGTGGAATCCTGCTATTGGAGCCAAGTGCACCAATGTGTGGGCCAACTATAACGTTTGTGTGGCGGCGTAG
- a CDS encoding hypothetical protein (EggNog:ENOG41), translated as MTTNSFGSALPRFDFPRQPAAPKLTAQAARAFPTVAIVATAAAYYYTYYYAPSREYHMYTHSSIKNSSIFQSTRSTKPKAEITPSDRMEEIGLWWTAY; from the exons ATGACGACTAATTCATTCGGCTCAGCGCTTCCCCGCTTCGACTTCCCCCGCCAACCCGCTGCCCCCAAATTGACAGCCCAAGCGGCTCGCGCATTCCCCACTGTCGCCATTGTCGCTACAGCTG CGGCTTATTACTACACATATTACTATGCTCCCAGTCGGGAATATCACATGTATACACACTCTTCGATCAAAAACAGCTCCATATTCCAGAGCACAAGGAgtaccaagcccaaggcagAGATAACACCTTCGGACCGGATGGAAGAGATAGGATTATGGTGGACGGCATATTAG
- a CDS encoding hypothetical protein (EggNog:ENOG41), whose protein sequence is MASFETEVLTTASIANSGTHEYVVNDCGQQRHQSQVQGGIPTATFSRYRLAEWGQQATPTNFSARKVSPQAYSPISPSNPWPLQDPWKRQSQGFFKKGRQIWTQRESGGGKGGKGRGGSNGPPPPDGWRFPPLGDIRPPKTFGCPFYISDPLQFHECSSLRLRRSSDVSQHLMRSHLLRTMRLVRRRDTETTVRAESEESMQQDGTCANANGIRLYHQKCRMEFNGPNAEENLQEHCNNTVCYKAGIEQTGVMLPAEFRALIAARDSVTGGVAKWYAMWAVCFPPLVTTRFRTVPASPYVETTVPRELGEYTIRQALSNGLMGDHSLITDQIINQIYLGDAQTDLEVQQTVQDQQQERNLKLQQADYEAFYRQASPQQAMDWTWDNLPPGQYGGPQ, encoded by the exons ATGGCGTCGTTCGAGACAGAAGTTCTCACAACAGCATCTATTGCAAACAGCGGCACCCATGAATACGTCGTCAACGACTGTGGACAGCAGCGACACCAATCTCAAGTACAGGGCGGTATTCCCACAGCGACGTTCAGCAGGTACCGGTTGGCTGAGTGGGGTCAGCAGGCCACGCCCACTAATTTTTCGGCCCGCAAAGTTTCTCCGCAAGCTTATTCCCCAATCAGCCCCTCCAACCCATGGCCATTACAAGACCCATGGAAACGCCAGTCACAGGGTTTCTTCAAAAAAGGTCGTCAAATCTGGACACAAAGGGAAAG TGGTGGAGGTAAGGGGGGGAAAGGCAGAGGGGGAAGCAATGGGCCACCGCCACCAGATGGCTGGCGCTTCCCCCCTCTTGGCGACATCCGACCTCCAAAGACTTTTGGATGCCCCTTTTACATCTCAGACCCGTTGCAGTTCCATGAGTGCAGCAGTCTTCGTCTACGTCGATCTAGTGATGTCTCCCAGCACCTCATGCGGAGCCATCTGCTGCGGACCATGAGGCTCGTCAGACGTCGTGACACCGAGACTACCGTCAGGGCCGAATCCGAGGAGAGCATGCAGCAGGACGGAACATGCGCCAACGCCAATGGTATCAGACTCTATCATCAAAAGTGTCGCATGGAGTTCAATGGTCCCAACGCTGAGGAAAACCTGCAAGAACACTGTAATAACACTGTGTGTTATAAAGCAGGTATTGAGCAGACCGGTGTGATGCTCCCTGCAGAGTTTAGAGCCCTCATAGCTGCACGTGATAGCGTTACTGGCGGCGTAGCCAAGTGGTATGCTATGTGGGCAGTATGTTTCCCGCCGCTGGTTACAACGAGATTCCGGACCGTTCCAGCATCGCCATATGTCGAAACAACCGTCCCTCGCGAGCTGGGAGAATATACAATTCGCCAAGCCCTGAGCAACGGGCTCATGGGAGACCATAGTCTCATCACTGATCAGATCATCAACCAAATCTACCTTGGTGACGCCCAGACCGACCTAGAGGTGCAACAGACAGTCCAAGATCAGCAGCAAGAGCGGAATTTGAAGCTGCAACAAGCGGACTACGAAGCTTTTTATCGACAAGCCTCGCCTCAGCAAGCCATGGACTGGACCTGGGATAACCTTCCCCCGGGCCAATATGGCGGGCCTCAGTAG
- a CDS encoding hypothetical protein (EggNog:ENOG41), whose translation MSIADGSYARGDLLNGCKELIPGLQNAYGYVPSLAAGIVFCLIFAAMGIYHIVRSFQKRKATSYLLAISSYIELIGWIGRTWSSKCAYNKIAFLLQITTLVVAPIFVAAAIYVTLGYLIKAVGPQYSVIRPKLYLWIFLVVDVLALLIQAGGGGLASGAANKGKDTKPGANLMVSGIIFQLVSMTGFCILFAIFVLRTRGLELAKSQRFVIYATIISVVFVYIRCIYRTVELLEGWDGKLMKTEGYFIGLDGVCIAIAILIFCIFDPAVLLDHDKQPELSFNELNTVSTK comes from the coding sequence ATGTCAATAGCAGATGGCTCCTACGCCCGAGGcgatcttctcaacggcTGTAAAGAGCTTATCCCAGGCCTTCAGAATGCCTACGGCTATGTTCCCAGCCTAGCAGCTGGAATCGTCTTTTGTCTCATCTTTGCCGCTATGGGGATTTATCACATCGTTCGATCGTTCCAGAAGCGAAAAGCCACTTCGTACCTCCTAGCCATTTCCTCGTACATCGAACTCATCGGCTGGATTGGTCGAACGTGGTCGTCGAAATGCGCTTACAACAAGATTGCTTTCCTCCTTCAGATCACTACCCTCGTCGTCGCTCCTATTTTTGTCGCTGCCGCCATTTACGTCACGTTGGGATATCTCATCAAGGCGGTCGGACCTCAATACTCTGTCATAAGGCCTAAGCTTTACCTCTGGATCTTTCTCGTCGTTGATGTCCTGGCTCTTCTGATCCAGGCTGGCGGGGGCGGTCTTGCGTCGGGAGCAGCGAACAAGGGCAAAGACACCAAGCCAGGTGCCAACCTGATGGTATCTGGTATCATCTTCCAACTCGTCAGCATGACGGGCTTTTGCATTCTCTTTGCAATATTTGTCTTGAGAACACGAGGTCTTGAACTCGCCAAGAGCCAACGCTTCGTCATCTACGCCACCATCATATCTGTCGTGTTTGTATACATCCGATGCATCTACCGAACGGTCGAACTTCTTGAAGGTTGGGATGGAAAGTTGATGAAGACTGAGGGATACTTTATTGGTCTTGATGGTGTTTGTATCGCAATTGCGATCCTGATCTTTTGTATCTTTGATCCAGCTGTGCTGCTCGATCATGATAAGCAGCCTGAGCTTTCTTTCAACGAGCTCAACACTGTGTCTACAAAGTGA